CTCGATTACATCCTTTGACAGCTGTGCGCGCAAAGCCCTCCGTACCTTTTGGTGGAAACTATAGAATCATTGATTTTGTACTGAGCAACTTCATCAATTCTGGACTGATGCAGGTTTTTGTATTAACGCAGTTCAAATCTCACTCGCTGATGGAACACCTGCGGCAAGGCTGGAGGATTTCGGGTATTCCGAATGTCTTTATTGATCCGATTCCCGCCCAGATGCAAACTGGTATGAAGTGGTATGAAGGAACAGCCGATGCGATTTACCAGAACCTGAATCTGATTTATGACAGTGATCCTGATCTGGTCTGTGTCTTTGGAGGAGATCACATCTATAAGATGGAAATCAGCCAAATGTTACACTTCCACACCAAGCGTCATGCTGAATTAACAGTGGCAGCTATTCCCGTGCCGCTTCACGAAGCAAAACATTTTGGGATCATTGAGGTTGATGATAAATGGCGGATGACAGGCTTTGTGGAAAAGCCTATCATCCCTCCAAAGCCGATGCCAAATGATCCTCACCATGTACTTGCCTCGATGGGCAATTACGTGTTTGAACGAAATGCCTTGGTTAATGAACTCATCTTGGATGCTCAGTTCGCTGACTCCGATCATGATTTTGGAAAAAATATCATCCCAAGAATGTTCCCACGGGGCCAAGTCTTTGTGTATGACTTTTCTCAAAATAGAGTTCCTGGTGCTGTCGAAGAAGAGGTTGGCTACTGGCGTGACGTAGGAACCTTGGACGCTTATTGGGAATCAAACATGGATCTGGTCGGTATCAAACCAGAATTCGACCTCTACAACCAGAAGTGGCCAGTTCGAAGCCACACTCCTCCTTTGCCTCCCGCAAAATTTGTGCACTTCAGCGATCTGCGTATGGGCCATGCGATCAATGCAATTATTTCTGCTGGATCCATCATCAGTGGCGCCTTAGTGATAAATAGTGTTTTGGGATATAACGTCCGAATTCATAGCTACTCCCACATTAGTGAATCTGTCATCATGAATGACGTTGATATTGCCAGAAATTGTCGAATTAAGCGGGCTATCATCGACAAGCAGGTCAAGATTGGCCCAGATACTGTGCTTGGCTATGATTTAGAAGCTGATCACCAGCGCTACCATGTGACTGACTCTGGGATTGTGGTAATTCCGAAAGGTTCTACAATCAACTAAGTATGAAAATTCTCTTCTTGTCCTCTGAAGCTACCGGACTCATCAAGACTGGCGGCTTGGCTGATGTTGCTCGAGCTCTCCCCCTGGCACTTCGTCAGAAAGGCCATGACGTAAGACTTGTTCTTCCCAATTATCTCTCCATAGCAAGAACCAAAAACTACTCAACTGCAGTCTCCTCACTGGGAGTTCCAATGGGAGACACAGAACTTTTCTGCGCAGTTCAACAGACAGAGCTAGAGCGATTACCTGTTTATCTCATTGAATACAATGATTTTTTCTTACGTAGTCATCCCTACGAAGATGTAGCTGGCAATCCCCATCCAGATAACGGAGAACGCTTTGGTTTCTTTTGCAAAGCTGCGCTTCAACTCTGTCTAGCTGAAAGCTTCATTCCAGACATCATTCATGTTAACGACTGGCAAGGAGCGTTAACCTGCCTCTATCTGCACAAGTATCGTACAACCTATCCTGAATTTGCTAAGACACGCTCTCTGCTGACCATTCACAATGGCGGCTATCAGGGACATTGCTCTGCTTATGCAAGATCATTTCTGGAGATTGGAGATGATTGGTTTCATTCAGCAGGATTTGAAGATCATGGACAAATCAATTTTTTGAAAGGCGGGTTGAGGGCTGCAGATCAATTGAATGCAGTGAGTGTTGGTTATGCTGAAGAACTAAAAACTCCACTAGGAGGACATGGTCTACATGAGTCTTACGAGGCACGCAAAGATATTTTCAGTGGAATTTTAAATGGCTGTGAATACGAGGTATGGAATCCTGCAAACGATCCCTATCTAACTTCCAACTATGATCTAGGGAATTTATCAGGAAAATTTGAATGTAAATCGGCATTGCAAGCTGAGATGGGACTACCAGTAGCTCCCGAAGTTCCTTTGATTGGTATTGTTAGCAGGTTGACAGGACAAAAGGGATTTGATTTCTCTTTACCAGCGATTGCTAAAGTCCTGAGTGAGAAAGTTCAGTTTGCAATTCTAGGTAGTGGAGAGCGCTGGATTTTTGAGGAAATCGATAGATTGAGTGAGATGAATCCAGAAAAATTGCAGTTTTATGATGGTTATAATGAGGCCTTAGCTCATCGCATTGAAGCCGGAAGTGACTTTTTCCTGATGCCGTCGCTCTATGAACCTTGTGGACTCAATCAGATGTATAGTCTTCGCTATGGCACGCTTCCGATCGTTAGATCCGTGGGTGGCCTCCGAGATACGGTTTGGGAGAAAGACACATTGGGTGAAGATGGAACTGGGTTCGTATTTACAGAGCCCAATGCGGATGATACTCTTGCGGCGATAAAGAGAGGGATTGATTGTTTTACCAATGACCCTGCTTCATTCCAAAACAGAATGAACTTGGGAATGCGTCAAAGATTTTCCTGGGAAAACACAGCTACCCAATATGAATACATCTATACTAAAGCTCTGAAAAATCCTATCAATTAATCCAACTCCCCACGAAACAAGTGATCCACCTCATTGTTCCATGACTCCGTTTCATGTGAATTTGGTGGATTTGGACTATCCGGCATCACCAAACCTTCTCGATTTTGAGATTCTAGCAAACGGCGAATAGCTTTCAGTTCTGAATTGTTTTCCTGTACAGCTTGTAAAAGTGCTTTTAGGAGTTCTACTTCCATTGAGTGTACTCAGTTACTGTGACTTCAAAGAATCATTAACGGGTGATCTCTCTAAGGCAGGATTCGACTGACTGCGTATAACTGTTACCGAAGAGATTGAAGTGATTCAGTAGGTGATAAAGTTGATAGACTTTTTGTCTTCGGGCAAAGCCTTCGCACTTTGGCCGTATTTCGTGATAGGCTTGATAGAATGAGGTGGGAAATCCTCCGAAAAGATAAGTCAACGACAAATCTGCTTCTGCATCACCATAATAGACAGCTGGGTCAATAACAACTGGCTCACCATTGTTGCATACCAAAACATTGCCGCTCCACAGATCTCCGTGAAGCAAAGAAGCCAACAGTGATGAGCCCTCCAACGGTGCTGGCCAAAGGATCTCCAACTGCTGCCAATGTAGTTTTATTGTGTTTGGGATGCCACGCAGTAATGCCATTTCCCATTGGGGTAACAGCCTTCTTTGCCAGAAAAACTCTTTCCAACTTCCTGTGCAGTGACTTTTCTGTGGACTCCGGCCAATGAAATTATCTTTATGGAATCCAGGAATTTTCTGGGAATAAGCATGTAAATTAGCCAACTGCCAACCCAACTTGGACCAAAAATCTGTAGGGGGATTAATGGCTGTGGGTATAAATTCTAGAATGAGAAAATCTTCCGTCAGCCTGATGACTTCAGGAACACGGATCTCACCTGATTTTGCTAGCTCATGGAGCCCCCCTGCCTCTGCTGCAAGCATTCCTGGCAATAAGCCCTTTGACAACTTAACGAATACAGTTTTCTCCGCTGTTCTGACTTGCCATGCATCACTAATACATCCACCCGTTACCAGCAATAAGCTCTGAATTGGTCGGCTCAGAACCGCTTGTAGACTTTCACGGAAGCCAACATTCATTGAGCTTTTAATCTCTCCATCAATCCCACACAAGCATCTTCCAAAATATCAATCACTAGTTCAAAGCCTGCATCTCCACTATAGTAAGGATCTGGGACTTTATTCGCCTTCATCATTTTGCAGAAATCAGTGATCCTTCGGATTTTAGACGCATATTCTCGAGAAGAGTCCAAATCCATTACATCCTGGTAGTTGCGATCATCCATAACCAGAATCCAGTCATAGTAAGGAAAGTCACTCGCTGGATGAATTTTGCGGGAACGGCTAGGTAAATCATATCCTCGTATCTGAGCATGCTTAAGCATTCTCCAATCAACTGGCTCTCCAACGTGATATTCGTGCGTCCCGGCGGAATCACATTCAATCAAATTTTCTAGCCCATTTTTCCTGATCAGGTGGAGCATAATTCCCTCAGCTGTTGGGGAACGACAAATATTGCCCATGCACACAAAAAGCAACCGCGACTGCTTCTTCATCGTTTCTTTCCACTTTGGAAAATGAACACATAACGTCCCACAGCGATTTCATCTCCATCATGAAGTTCTTTTTGCTCAACACGTCTTGAATTAAGATAAGTCCCTTCTGTACTTAGGTTTTGGAGCTTGTAAACTGTCCCCGACCGAAAGATACGTGCATGTCTGAGGTGAACACTAGAATCCTCAAGTACCATGTCACAAGTCTCAGATCTACCT
The nucleotide sequence above comes from SAR324 cluster bacterium. Encoded proteins:
- a CDS encoding glycogen synthase codes for the protein MKILFLSSEATGLIKTGGLADVARALPLALRQKGHDVRLVLPNYLSIARTKNYSTAVSSLGVPMGDTELFCAVQQTELERLPVYLIEYNDFFLRSHPYEDVAGNPHPDNGERFGFFCKAALQLCLAESFIPDIIHVNDWQGALTCLYLHKYRTTYPEFAKTRSLLTIHNGGYQGHCSAYARSFLEIGDDWFHSAGFEDHGQINFLKGGLRAADQLNAVSVGYAEELKTPLGGHGLHESYEARKDIFSGILNGCEYEVWNPANDPYLTSNYDLGNLSGKFECKSALQAEMGLPVAPEVPLIGIVSRLTGQKGFDFSLPAIAKVLSEKVQFAILGSGERWIFEEIDRLSEMNPEKLQFYDGYNEALAHRIEAGSDFFLMPSLYEPCGLNQMYSLRYGTLPIVRSVGGLRDTVWEKDTLGEDGTGFVFTEPNADDTLAAIKRGIDCFTNDPASFQNRMNLGMRQRFSWENTATQYEYIYTKALKNPIN
- a CDS encoding low molecular weight phosphotyrosine protein phosphatase; translated protein: MKKQSRLLFVCMGNICRSPTAEGIMLHLIRKNGLENLIECDSAGTHEYHVGEPVDWRMLKHAQIRGYDLPSRSRKIHPASDFPYYDWILVMDDRNYQDVMDLDSSREYASKIRRITDFCKMMKANKVPDPYYSGDAGFELVIDILEDACVGLMERLKAQ
- a CDS encoding fructosamine kinase family protein gives rise to the protein MNVGFRESLQAVLSRPIQSLLLVTGGCISDAWQVRTAEKTVFVKLSKGLLPGMLAAEAGGLHELAKSGEIRVPEVIRLTEDFLILEFIPTAINPPTDFWSKLGWQLANLHAYSQKIPGFHKDNFIGRSPQKSHCTGSWKEFFWQRRLLPQWEMALLRGIPNTIKLHWQQLEILWPAPLEGSSLLASLLHGDLWSGNVLVCNNGEPVVIDPAVYYGDAEADLSLTYLFGGFPTSFYQAYHEIRPKCEGFARRQKVYQLYHLLNHFNLFGNSYTQSVESCLREITR
- the glgC gene encoding glucose-1-phosphate adenylyltransferase; translation: MSTNVLSMILAGGEGTRLHPLTAVRAKPSVPFGGNYRIIDFVLSNFINSGLMQVFVLTQFKSHSLMEHLRQGWRISGIPNVFIDPIPAQMQTGMKWYEGTADAIYQNLNLIYDSDPDLVCVFGGDHIYKMEISQMLHFHTKRHAELTVAAIPVPLHEAKHFGIIEVDDKWRMTGFVEKPIIPPKPMPNDPHHVLASMGNYVFERNALVNELILDAQFADSDHDFGKNIIPRMFPRGQVFVYDFSQNRVPGAVEEEVGYWRDVGTLDAYWESNMDLVGIKPEFDLYNQKWPVRSHTPPLPPAKFVHFSDLRMGHAINAIISAGSIISGALVINSVLGYNVRIHSYSHISESVIMNDVDIARNCRIKRAIIDKQVKIGPDTVLGYDLEADHQRYHVTDSGIVVIPKGSTIN